The proteins below are encoded in one region of Phyllopteryx taeniolatus isolate TA_2022b chromosome 11, UOR_Ptae_1.2, whole genome shotgun sequence:
- the ly6pge gene encoding lymphocyte antigen 6 family member pge isoform X4 yields MELYYIFLWRFDQDKHIDSSTMRALLILLYMVLLTSKGTALQCYTCMASNNEDCNRQGSRTCTSYSDACAVVVGHNRRIWVQAVNKDGESWG; encoded by the exons ATGGAACTCTACTACATCTTTTTGTGGAGATTCG ATCAGGACAAACATATTGACAGCAGCACCATGAGAGCTTTGCTGATTCTGCTTTACATGGTTCTGCTCACATCAAAGG GTACGGCTCTTCAATGTTACACGTGTATGGCATCCAATAATGAAGACTGCAACCGACAAGGCTCCAGAACATGTACCAGCTACTCTGATGCCTGTGCTGTGGTGGTGGGTCATAACA GAAGGATTTGGGTTCAAGCTGTTAACAAGGATGGCGAGTCATGGGGGTAA
- the ly6pge gene encoding lymphocyte antigen 6 family member pge isoform X2 produces the protein MELYYIFLWRFDQDKHIDSSTMRALLILLYMVLLTSKGTALQCYTCMASNNEDCNRQGSRTCTSYSDACAVVVGHNSGVMKSCSYKSFCSQANSQSSRRPGVRVHCCYSNGCNITSAADRLHTLSCLLLFLTLFYHCFFR, from the exons ATGGAACTCTACTACATCTTTTTGTGGAGATTCG ATCAGGACAAACATATTGACAGCAGCACCATGAGAGCTTTGCTGATTCTGCTTTACATGGTTCTGCTCACATCAAAGG GTACGGCTCTTCAATGTTACACGTGTATGGCATCCAATAATGAAGACTGCAACCGACAAGGCTCCAGAACATGTACCAGCTACTCTGATGCCTGTGCTGTGGTGGTGGGTCATAACA GTGGGGTGATGAAGTCCTGCTCCTACAAGTCCTTCTGCAGCCAGGCTAACAGTCAGAGCTCCAGAAGACCTGGGGTCAGAGTACACTGCTGCTACAGCAACGGCTGCAATATCACAAGCGCTGCCGACAGGCTGCACACACTCAGCTGCTTGTTGCTGTTTTTAACTTTGTTCTACCACTGCTTTTTCAGGTAG